The DNA region CTTTTTTTCATGCCTCATCCCCCTCCTTTAGAGGCGTTTCGCCATAACTACAAATCTACATTCCCTTCCTCTCCTACCCTTCCCCCCCCTCTCCCACAATTGTGGGAGAGGTTGTCCTTTTATATCAAAAAATGGGGCAAAAGTAAATCCTGTTCTAGACTTTGTTCACAAGCACTTTCGGAAAGCGTACGTCGTAAGCTCCCCGGAACGCATAGGTTTTTTCTCAAGCCTTTAAATCAATTCAGGATGGTGCTTCTGTAACCAGGTGATAACATCATCTTTAAATGCTTTGACGAATACAATCAACTCATCAGCATCGGATTCTGAAGCCCCGCCTACATAATCGTATTCCACGATGTTACGCTTCTTGCGGCAATCATCAAGATATTCCGCATCTGCCTTTCTGGCATTGCCCAAGATCTCCGGGAGGGCCGCCAGTGTCCGGTAGTGCTGCAATGTATGGGATGGCCGGTATCCTTCGGCGGCAAGGAGGATCCTGCAGAGTTTCAATGCGGCGTTGTATGCAATACCGAAACGCCAGTCTGGGGAGATATCCCCTTGGGCATCAGTGAGGTCGCGCTCCACAATATTTAAAAGATTACTGATTTCTTCGCGGCTTGTTCGATGGGGATTCAGCCAGCCGTTATCCGCCCATTGCTTCAAGCTCATCCTGAGATCCTATGATAAAAATTTTGGGCGATGCCATAACGCTCGTGACAAAATGCTCCTTTTCCCCAGCACGCTTTCGAAACTCATCTTCCTGCAACACGTGGGGATTAACCTCGCGCCCTATCTTTTCTTCGATACCGGACAACAATCCAGAGAGGTCTCGCAATCCGAGCTCGCCGATAACCAACACATCCACATCGCTGCCGGCCTTTTCCTCTCCGCGGGCAATAGACCCGAACACAAAGGCCGCGCGAATCCTCTTGTCCCTCAACGCGGACTTCAGCACATCAGCTAGGCCTGATGTCTTGAGCACCAGGTTACGAATCTCAGGATACAGAGGGTTTTCGGTTTGTGCCCGATAGT from Deltaproteobacteria bacterium includes:
- a CDS encoding nucleotidyltransferase domain-containing protein — its product is MNRLAELLSSRARAEIFRLLFSGTGEELHVRAIGRRSGLNDSTIRQELRKLVGLDLVRSRRDSNRVYYRAQTENPLYPEIRNLVLKTSGLADVLKSALRDKRIRAAFVFGSIARGEEKAGSDVDVLVIGELGLRDLSGLLSGIEEKIGREVNPHVLQEDEFRKRAGEKEHFVTSVMASPKIFIIGSQDELEAMGG